The following nucleotide sequence is from Pedobacter sp. PACM 27299.
ATAATGTTACGCTTCGCGCTAGCCAATCTCAAAAGGAAGTATTGGAATTATTAATGAACATGTTAAACAAAAAGTATAAACAGGAGGGCGAAAATGAGATAATTATATATTAGAAAAAACCGTCGAACCACAGCGGATTCGACGGATGATTTGTGCTGGCGGCATTTAGTTTGGACGCTGATCACCGCCGGCATTAGCAATTAAATAATCACTAACTATTCAAATCTATGAAACCCTGGCTTGGAATCAAAGCGCAGAGCGGTCATGGTTTGAATAAAAACCAACTATAAATGAAACAAAAAATACTGCTATTGCAGCAATTTATGCGTATTACAATTATCATCAGTTTGATTACTGTTGCAGCTTCCCAGTTCTTATGGGCGGGTGTATCCAGAGGACAGGTACTTCAGAAGCACCTGGATGTATCTTATGAAAAAACAACGCTCTACGATCTGATCAATGACATTCAGAAGAAAAATAAGGTCGACTTTGCCTTTACAGACCATTTGAACCTGGAGAAGATTGTGCTGACCAATATTAATTTCAGAAATAATGCGCTGGAATTGGTATTGCAAGCGATTTTAACACCTAATAAGATCAGTTTCAAAGAAAGAGGAGGCACCATTATATTGTCCAGGATGCAAACACCTGGTAAGATAAAAGGTAGGATCCTTGATGAAAGTGGGAATCCATTGGTCGGAGCAGGAGTTAAAGTTGTAGAACTTAAACGCAGCGTAAGTGCAGACGCAGCAGGTTATTTTGTGATGGATGTTCCTCCTGGAACTTATACGGTAGAAGTGAGCTATATTTCTTTCAGCACCCAGCGAAGGACAGAGGTGGTCGTGACGGAAGGTAAATCTGTTACCCTGAATTTCACACTCAAAGATGAATTGAGCAAGCTTGATGAAGTGGTAGTGGTCGGGTATGGAACACAGAAACGGAAAGAAATTACCTCTGCAATTACTTCGATTAAAGCGGAAGACTTCAATAAAGGCGCAGCAAGGTCACCTATGGATTTAATCCAGGGGAAGGTTCCGGGATTAAATATTACCAGAACACAGGGGAATAATCCAAATTCAAGTCCTTCTATACAGTTGCGCGGTATCACCTCAATTACCGGAACGAGGTCGCCGCTGATTGTGATAGATGGAATTCCAGGTGGAAATTTGGATTTGCTGCAGCAGGATGATATTGAATCGATAGATGTGCTTAGAGATGGATCTGCAGCCGCAATATATGGAACCAGGGGTAATGCAGGCGTGATATTGATCAGCACGAAAAAAGGCAGGTCAGGAGATCCTGAATTTGATTACAACAACTACTTCCAAAAAGATTTTGTAGATAAAAAGCCAGACTTTTTGTCGGCCGAACAATGGAGAGAACGGATTGCTTCCGGAGATATCAAGCCACAACAGGATCTGGGTGCTGCCACAGACATGTATAATGAGCTGATCAATAAGAATAACCTGAGTCAATACCATAATTTTGCCGCTTATGGCGGCGGAGAAAAGACCAATTACAGGGCTTCCGGATACATGAATGATTTTCAGGGTATTGCAAAATCAAACCGCAGAGAACAGTGGGGAGGTCGTATTAACATCAATCAAAAAGGACTTCAGGATAGGTTGACCTTGCAAGTAAATATGGTGGCCAACTTTAATAAAGCCAATTTATTGGGCGGTGGCAGCGGTGATTTTGAACAGGCTGTGATCTGGAATCCAACCGCTCCAATTATGAAGCCGGACGGTACCTTTAACAATCCCAACGATGGATACAACCCACTTTCGAGGTTAGCCAACAGAATCAGTGAAAGAGATCAGCAAACCTTTTCAGGTGATGCCAGAGCAACTGTAGATTTGTCTGACGACCTTTCCTTTTCTTTGTTCGGTTCTTATCAGCGTGACAATTATAACAACAGACAATTCCGTTCTATCAATGACTGGGATCAGCGTTTAAATTCTACTTATCGCGGTATGGCTTATGGAAGTAAAGAAAATGTGCTGGACTGGACAAAGACTTTTGAGCCGACTGTAAACTTCAAGAAAACAATTCATGAAGACCATAATGTAAGTGCCATACTTGGATACAGCTACCAGTATTCTACTACAGAACGTTTCAATGTAAACAACAACGGGCTAACTACAGATGGTTTCCTGGATTGGAACCTCGGTGCTGGAGGGGCCATCAGTAATACGGCTTTACCAAGACCTGGAATCGGCAGTTTTAAGGAAGATAATACCTTAATTGCCTTTTTCGGAAGGGCAAATTATGCCTATAAAGGGAAGTATTTCGCCCAATTTATTTTAAGAAGAGAAGGTTCCTCAAAATTCGGAACGAATAATAAATATGGCAGCTTTCCTGCATTGTCTGCAGGCTGGATGTTGAGTGATGAAGCATTTATGAAAAACATTCCTGTGATTAACAGTTTGAAGTTAAGAGTGGGATATGGAGTAACAGGTAATGCAGGGATAGGAAATTACCAGTCTCTGATCACACTCGGAACAGGCGGTTTGTATCCTCAGGGAAC
It contains:
- a CDS encoding SusC/RagA family TonB-linked outer membrane protein, encoding MKQKILLLQQFMRITIIISLITVAASQFLWAGVSRGQVLQKHLDVSYEKTTLYDLINDIQKKNKVDFAFTDHLNLEKIVLTNINFRNNALELVLQAILTPNKISFKERGGTIILSRMQTPGKIKGRILDESGNPLVGAGVKVVELKRSVSADAAGYFVMDVPPGTYTVEVSYISFSTQRRTEVVVTEGKSVTLNFTLKDELSKLDEVVVVGYGTQKRKEITSAITSIKAEDFNKGAARSPMDLIQGKVPGLNITRTQGNNPNSSPSIQLRGITSITGTRSPLIVIDGIPGGNLDLLQQDDIESIDVLRDGSAAAIYGTRGNAGVILISTKKGRSGDPEFDYNNYFQKDFVDKKPDFLSAEQWRERIASGDIKPQQDLGAATDMYNELINKNNLSQYHNFAAYGGGEKTNYRASGYMNDFQGIAKSNRREQWGGRININQKGLQDRLTLQVNMVANFNKANLLGGGSGDFEQAVIWNPTAPIMKPDGTFNNPNDGYNPLSRLANRISERDQQTFSGDARATVDLSDDLSFSLFGSYQRDNYNNRQFRSINDWDQRLNSTYRGMAYGSKENVLDWTKTFEPTVNFKKTIHEDHNVSAILGYSYQYSTTERFNVNNNGLTTDGFLDWNLGAGGAISNTALPRPGIGSFKEDNTLIAFFGRANYAYKGKYFAQFILRREGSSKFGTNNKYGSFPALSAGWMLSDEAFMKNIPVINSLKLRVGYGVTGNAGIGNYQSLITLGTGGLYPQGTEYYQTYGAGRNPNPDLRWERKAEWNFGLDYAILNNRITGTIDVYNRKTKDLLLNYVAQQPSYVRGDIYTNVGAIQNHGVELLISAVAVKNNNFQWNIDLTANSQFNKLSYLTNDVFKATSLFYADIPNPGAMGPAIRIDEGGVIGNFYGKRFAGFTEAGAWQFYKKDGSIAEAAQMTEEDKTIIGNGVPKYGLSLNQTFKYKNFDLTVFLRGKFAFDILNLKEIFYGNKSYLPNNVFNSAFGKHSQLKAAPQYSDYYLEKGDFVKLDNVTLGYNFKLDSKYLRRVRVFVSGRNLLTVTGYSGLDPELQDTGFDTGIDSRGFYPRTRSWTAGLSVGF